One genomic segment of Fundulus heteroclitus isolate FHET01 chromosome 10, MU-UCD_Fhet_4.1, whole genome shotgun sequence includes these proteins:
- the mapk8b gene encoding mitogen-activated protein kinase 8 isoform X1: MNRNKREKEYYSIDVGDSTFTVLKRYQNLRPIGSGAQGIVCSAYDHNLERNVAIKKLSRPFQNQTHAKRAYRELVLMKCVNHKNIIGLLNVFTPQKTLEEFQDVYLVMELMDANLCQVIQMELDHERLSYLLYQMLCGIKHLHAAGIIHRDLKPSNIVVKSDCTLKILDFGLARTAATGLLMTPYVVTRYYRAPEVILGMGYQANVDIWAVGCIMAEMVRHKILFPGRDYIDQWNKVIEQLGTPSQEFLMKLNQSVRTYVENRPRYAGYSFEKLFPDVLFPADSEHNKLKASQARDLLSKMLVIDASKRISVDEALQHPYINVWYDPTEVEAPPPAITDKQLDEREHTVEEWKELIYKEVLDWEERTKNGVIRGQPASIGAAMSSSPQQHHQHQPSTSSSASTNDVSSMSSDPTLTDTDSSLETASAAAGCAAAPSGPVGCCR, translated from the exons ATGAACCGGAACAAGCGTGAGAAGGAGTATTACAGCATAGATGTGGGGGATTCAACTTTTACAGTCTTGAAGCGCTACCAGAACCTCAGACCCATTGGATCTGGAGCACAAGGAATTGTCTG CTCAGCGTATGACCATAACTTGGAGAGGAACGTTGCCATCAAGAAGCTGAGCCGGCCCTTTCAGAATCAAACCCATGCCAAACGGGCCTACAGAGAACTGGTGCTCATGAAATGTGTCAACCACAAGAAT ATCATCGGGCTTTTAAACGTATTCACACCACAGAAGACACTGGAGGAGTTCCAAGATGT GTATCTAGTGATGGAGCTGATGGACGCCAACCTCTGCCAGGTGATTCAGATGGAGCTGGACCACGAGAGGCTGTCCTACCTGCTCTATCAGATGCTGTGTGGAATTAAACACCTGCACGCTGCAGGCATCATACACAGG GACCTGAAGCCCAGCAACATTGTAGTAAAGTCGGATTGCACACTGAAGATCCTGGATTTCGGCTTGGCCAGGACAGCTGCCACCGGCCTGCTCATGACGCCCTACGTAGTGACCCGCTACTACCGCGCCCCTGAAGTCATCCTGGGCATGGGTTACCAGGCCAACG TGGATATTTGGGCTGTGGGCTGCATTATGGCAGAAATGGTTCGCCACAAAATCCTTTTTCCTGGAAGGGATT ATATTGACCAGTGGAACAAGGTGATCGAGCAGCTGGGCACGCCGTCACAGGAGTTCCTCATGAAGCTCAACCAGTCAGTTAGGACCTACGTGGAGAACCGGCCACGTTACGCTGGCTACAGCTTTGAGAAGCTCTTCCCTGATGTCCTGTTTCCTGCAGACTCTGAACACAACAAGCTGAAAG CGAGCCAAGCCAGGGACCTTCTATCCAAAATGCTGGTAATAGATGCTTCCAAGCGCATCTCCGTGGATGAGGCTCTCCAGCACCCATACATTAATGTGTGGTACGATCCGACCGAAGTGGAAGCA CCACCACCCGCGATCACAGACAAGCAGCTGGACGAGCGAGAGCACACAGTGGAGGAGTGGAAAG AGTTGATATATAAAGAAGTGCTGGACTGGGAGGAAAGGACGAAGAACGGTGTCATCAGGGGACAGCCTGCATCTATAG GTGCAGCAATGAGCAGCAGccctcagcagcaccaccaGCACCAGCCCTCCACATCCTCGTCCGCCTCCACCAACGACGTCTCCTCCATGTCCTCTGACCCGACCCTGACCGACACGGACAGCAGCCTGGAGACGGCCAGCGCCGCTGCCGGCTGCGCCGCCGCGCCCAGCGGCCCCGTGGGCTGCTGCAGATGA
- the mapk8b gene encoding mitogen-activated protein kinase 8 isoform X2, with the protein MNRNKREKEYYSIDVGDSTFTVLKRYQNLRPIGSGAQGIVCSAYDHNLERNVAIKKLSRPFQNQTHAKRAYRELVLMKCVNHKNIIGLLNVFTPQKTLEEFQDVYLVMELMDANLCQVIQMELDHERLSYLLYQMLCGIKHLHAAGIIHRDLKPSNIVVKSDCTLKILDFGLARTAATGLLMTPYVVTRYYRAPEVILGMGYQANVDVWSVGCIMAEMVRGNVLFPGTDHIDQWNKVIEQLGTPSQEFLMKLNQSVRTYVENRPRYAGYSFEKLFPDVLFPADSEHNKLKASQARDLLSKMLVIDASKRISVDEALQHPYINVWYDPTEVEAPPPAITDKQLDEREHTVEEWKELIYKEVLDWEERTKNGVIRGQPASIGAAMSSSPQQHHQHQPSTSSSASTNDVSSMSSDPTLTDTDSSLETASAAAGCAAAPSGPVGCCR; encoded by the exons ATGAACCGGAACAAGCGTGAGAAGGAGTATTACAGCATAGATGTGGGGGATTCAACTTTTACAGTCTTGAAGCGCTACCAGAACCTCAGACCCATTGGATCTGGAGCACAAGGAATTGTCTG CTCAGCGTATGACCATAACTTGGAGAGGAACGTTGCCATCAAGAAGCTGAGCCGGCCCTTTCAGAATCAAACCCATGCCAAACGGGCCTACAGAGAACTGGTGCTCATGAAATGTGTCAACCACAAGAAT ATCATCGGGCTTTTAAACGTATTCACACCACAGAAGACACTGGAGGAGTTCCAAGATGT GTATCTAGTGATGGAGCTGATGGACGCCAACCTCTGCCAGGTGATTCAGATGGAGCTGGACCACGAGAGGCTGTCCTACCTGCTCTATCAGATGCTGTGTGGAATTAAACACCTGCACGCTGCAGGCATCATACACAGG GACCTGAAGCCCAGCAACATTGTAGTAAAGTCGGATTGCACACTGAAGATCCTGGATTTCGGCTTGGCCAGGACAGCTGCCACCGGCCTGCTCATGACGCCCTACGTAGTGACCCGCTACTACCGCGCCCCTGAAGTCATCCTGGGCATGGGTTACCAGGCCAACG TTGATGTCTGGTCTGTTGGATGCATCATGGCTGAAATGGTCCGAGGTAATGTGTTGTTCCCAGGCACTGATC ATATTGACCAGTGGAACAAGGTGATCGAGCAGCTGGGCACGCCGTCACAGGAGTTCCTCATGAAGCTCAACCAGTCAGTTAGGACCTACGTGGAGAACCGGCCACGTTACGCTGGCTACAGCTTTGAGAAGCTCTTCCCTGATGTCCTGTTTCCTGCAGACTCTGAACACAACAAGCTGAAAG CGAGCCAAGCCAGGGACCTTCTATCCAAAATGCTGGTAATAGATGCTTCCAAGCGCATCTCCGTGGATGAGGCTCTCCAGCACCCATACATTAATGTGTGGTACGATCCGACCGAAGTGGAAGCA CCACCACCCGCGATCACAGACAAGCAGCTGGACGAGCGAGAGCACACAGTGGAGGAGTGGAAAG AGTTGATATATAAAGAAGTGCTGGACTGGGAGGAAAGGACGAAGAACGGTGTCATCAGGGGACAGCCTGCATCTATAG GTGCAGCAATGAGCAGCAGccctcagcagcaccaccaGCACCAGCCCTCCACATCCTCGTCCGCCTCCACCAACGACGTCTCCTCCATGTCCTCTGACCCGACCCTGACCGACACGGACAGCAGCCTGGAGACGGCCAGCGCCGCTGCCGGCTGCGCCGCCGCGCCCAGCGGCCCCGTGGGCTGCTGCAGATGA
- the mapk8b gene encoding mitogen-activated protein kinase 8 isoform X3 has protein sequence MNRNKREKEYYSIDVGDSTFTVLKRYQNLRPIGSGAQGIVCSAYDHNLERNVAIKKLSRPFQNQTHAKRAYRELVLMKCVNHKNIIGLLNVFTPQKTLEEFQDVYLVMELMDANLCQVIQMELDHERLSYLLYQMLCGIKHLHAAGIIHRDLKPSNIVVKSDCTLKILDFGLARTAATGLLMTPYVVTRYYRAPEVILGMGYQANVDIWAVGCIMAEMVRHKILFPGRDYIDQWNKVIEQLGTPSQEFLMKLNQSVRTYVENRPRYAGYSFEKLFPDVLFPADSEHNKLKASQARDLLSKMLVIDASKRISVDEALQHPYINVWYDPTEVEAPPPAITDKQLDEREHTVEEWKELIYKEVLDWEERTKNGVIRGQPASIAQVQQ, from the exons ATGAACCGGAACAAGCGTGAGAAGGAGTATTACAGCATAGATGTGGGGGATTCAACTTTTACAGTCTTGAAGCGCTACCAGAACCTCAGACCCATTGGATCTGGAGCACAAGGAATTGTCTG CTCAGCGTATGACCATAACTTGGAGAGGAACGTTGCCATCAAGAAGCTGAGCCGGCCCTTTCAGAATCAAACCCATGCCAAACGGGCCTACAGAGAACTGGTGCTCATGAAATGTGTCAACCACAAGAAT ATCATCGGGCTTTTAAACGTATTCACACCACAGAAGACACTGGAGGAGTTCCAAGATGT GTATCTAGTGATGGAGCTGATGGACGCCAACCTCTGCCAGGTGATTCAGATGGAGCTGGACCACGAGAGGCTGTCCTACCTGCTCTATCAGATGCTGTGTGGAATTAAACACCTGCACGCTGCAGGCATCATACACAGG GACCTGAAGCCCAGCAACATTGTAGTAAAGTCGGATTGCACACTGAAGATCCTGGATTTCGGCTTGGCCAGGACAGCTGCCACCGGCCTGCTCATGACGCCCTACGTAGTGACCCGCTACTACCGCGCCCCTGAAGTCATCCTGGGCATGGGTTACCAGGCCAACG TGGATATTTGGGCTGTGGGCTGCATTATGGCAGAAATGGTTCGCCACAAAATCCTTTTTCCTGGAAGGGATT ATATTGACCAGTGGAACAAGGTGATCGAGCAGCTGGGCACGCCGTCACAGGAGTTCCTCATGAAGCTCAACCAGTCAGTTAGGACCTACGTGGAGAACCGGCCACGTTACGCTGGCTACAGCTTTGAGAAGCTCTTCCCTGATGTCCTGTTTCCTGCAGACTCTGAACACAACAAGCTGAAAG CGAGCCAAGCCAGGGACCTTCTATCCAAAATGCTGGTAATAGATGCTTCCAAGCGCATCTCCGTGGATGAGGCTCTCCAGCACCCATACATTAATGTGTGGTACGATCCGACCGAAGTGGAAGCA CCACCACCCGCGATCACAGACAAGCAGCTGGACGAGCGAGAGCACACAGTGGAGGAGTGGAAAG AGTTGATATATAAAGAAGTGCTGGACTGGGAGGAAAGGACGAAGAACGGTGTCATCAGGGGACAGCCTGCATCTATAG CACAGGTGCAGCAATGA
- the mapk8b gene encoding mitogen-activated protein kinase 8 isoform X4: MNRNKREKEYYSIDVGDSTFTVLKRYQNLRPIGSGAQGIVCSAYDHNLERNVAIKKLSRPFQNQTHAKRAYRELVLMKCVNHKNIIGLLNVFTPQKTLEEFQDVYLVMELMDANLCQVIQMELDHERLSYLLYQMLCGIKHLHAAGIIHRDLKPSNIVVKSDCTLKILDFGLARTAATGLLMTPYVVTRYYRAPEVILGMGYQANVDVWSVGCIMAEMVRGNVLFPGTDHIDQWNKVIEQLGTPSQEFLMKLNQSVRTYVENRPRYAGYSFEKLFPDVLFPADSEHNKLKASQARDLLSKMLVIDASKRISVDEALQHPYINVWYDPTEVEAPPPAITDKQLDEREHTVEEWKELIYKEVLDWEERTKNGVIRGQPASIAQVQQ, encoded by the exons ATGAACCGGAACAAGCGTGAGAAGGAGTATTACAGCATAGATGTGGGGGATTCAACTTTTACAGTCTTGAAGCGCTACCAGAACCTCAGACCCATTGGATCTGGAGCACAAGGAATTGTCTG CTCAGCGTATGACCATAACTTGGAGAGGAACGTTGCCATCAAGAAGCTGAGCCGGCCCTTTCAGAATCAAACCCATGCCAAACGGGCCTACAGAGAACTGGTGCTCATGAAATGTGTCAACCACAAGAAT ATCATCGGGCTTTTAAACGTATTCACACCACAGAAGACACTGGAGGAGTTCCAAGATGT GTATCTAGTGATGGAGCTGATGGACGCCAACCTCTGCCAGGTGATTCAGATGGAGCTGGACCACGAGAGGCTGTCCTACCTGCTCTATCAGATGCTGTGTGGAATTAAACACCTGCACGCTGCAGGCATCATACACAGG GACCTGAAGCCCAGCAACATTGTAGTAAAGTCGGATTGCACACTGAAGATCCTGGATTTCGGCTTGGCCAGGACAGCTGCCACCGGCCTGCTCATGACGCCCTACGTAGTGACCCGCTACTACCGCGCCCCTGAAGTCATCCTGGGCATGGGTTACCAGGCCAACG TTGATGTCTGGTCTGTTGGATGCATCATGGCTGAAATGGTCCGAGGTAATGTGTTGTTCCCAGGCACTGATC ATATTGACCAGTGGAACAAGGTGATCGAGCAGCTGGGCACGCCGTCACAGGAGTTCCTCATGAAGCTCAACCAGTCAGTTAGGACCTACGTGGAGAACCGGCCACGTTACGCTGGCTACAGCTTTGAGAAGCTCTTCCCTGATGTCCTGTTTCCTGCAGACTCTGAACACAACAAGCTGAAAG CGAGCCAAGCCAGGGACCTTCTATCCAAAATGCTGGTAATAGATGCTTCCAAGCGCATCTCCGTGGATGAGGCTCTCCAGCACCCATACATTAATGTGTGGTACGATCCGACCGAAGTGGAAGCA CCACCACCCGCGATCACAGACAAGCAGCTGGACGAGCGAGAGCACACAGTGGAGGAGTGGAAAG AGTTGATATATAAAGAAGTGCTGGACTGGGAGGAAAGGACGAAGAACGGTGTCATCAGGGGACAGCCTGCATCTATAG CACAGGTGCAGCAATGA
- the si:dkey-191m6.4 gene encoding rho GTPase-activating protein 22 isoform X2 yields MGPVCCKPDRLRKHLQGGIGEKDRAPISHESFLLMANSQTDMDDWVKAIRRVIWAPFGGGIFGQRLEDTVQFERKFGPRLAPLLVEQCVDFIRERGLDEEGLFRMPGQANLVKELQEAFDCGDKPLFDSNTDVHTVASLLKLYLRELPEPVIPFSKYEDFLTCAQLLAKDEEEGIHELGKQVNVLPLPNYNLLKYICKFLDEVQSHCNENKMSVQNLATVFGPNILRPKMEDPVTLMEGTSLVQHLMTVLIREHHRLYSGRDHEGPALPQTEIPASGHQLQHRSLGAWISEEDLQSGPTPNTDQELDSSASSLDAKLCAAVTPTQTPNPNAGPKGGALTGKAEPVVSPSKQAKTMPSWKYSFKSSSAPRSQPQSKQTAAGGTAADTSASSGGGGNWLMNGLSSLRGHRRTSSGERSARDRDSTGSSQRLSTYDNVTSSSSTGSVPSVSSTPWSSSSCDISVTDSGGETAVQQSVRGGVDGDEKAEWTESQREAETEKEGGMVTEPGLDRDSCEAMEFCTSGAPCSESENIAVVAGLPSIIMTEDEDGTNLTLNSFVEGLKEELRKQRTTYEARIQKLEESSTALCAQVEHLEQEMEQEKKKQRMLEIKLRNSERAREDAENRNRLLEKEMEDFFSTLGDLALGSRTSNI; encoded by the exons GAATATTTGGCCAGCGTCTGGAGGACACGGTGCAGTTTGAGAGGAAGTTCGGCCCTCGGCTGGCGCCGCTGCTGGTGGAGCAGTGTGTGGACTTCATTAGGGAGAGGGGCCTGGATGAAGAGGGTCTCTTTCGAATGCCGGGACAGGCCAACCTCGTCAAAGAGCTCCAGGAGGCCTTTGACTGCGGAGACAAGCCTCTGTTTGACAG TAACACAGACGTCCACACGGTGGCATCCTTGTTGAAGTTGTACCTGAGAGAACTGCCTGAACCAGTCATCCCTTTCTCCAAATATGAGGACTTTCTAACCTGTGCACAGCTTTTGGCCAAAGACGAGGAGGAG GGGATCCATGAGCTTGGGAAACAAGTTAACGTTCTACCTCTGCCCAACTACAATCTCCTCAAGTACATATGCAA ATTTCTCGATGAGGTTCAGTCCCACTGCAACGAGAACAAGATGAGCGTCCAGAACCTTGCCACAGTGTTTGGACCAAATATCCTTCGACCCAAGATGGAGGACCCGGTAACTTTAATGGAAG GAACTTCTCTGGTCCAGCACCTAATGACAGTCCTCATTAGGGAACACCACAGGTTATACTCAGGGAGGGACCACGAAGGACCTGCTTTGCCCCAAACTGAGATACCTGCCTCAGGACATCAGCTCCAGCACCGCAGCTTAGGAGCCTGGATCTCTGAGGAAGACCTGCAGAGTGGTCCAACTCCCAACACTGACCAAGAACTGGACAGCAGTGCCTCATCTCTGGATGCCAAACTGTGCGCAGCTGtcacccctacccagacccctAATCCAAACGCCGGACCAAAAGGGGGGGCTTTAACAGGGAAAGCAGAGCCAGTGGTCAGTCCAAGTAAGCAAGCCAAGACCATGCCTTCCTGGAAATACTCGTTCAAAAGTTCCTCCGCTCCCCGTTCTCAGCCGCAGTCTAAGCAAACTGCCGCCGGTGGCACAGCGGCAGATACGAGCGCTTCGTCTGGCGGCGGGGGTAACTGGCTCATGAATGGGTTGTCCTCCCTGAGGGGACACCGTCGCACGTCCTCAGGTGAGCGATCTGCCCGAGATCGTGACTCCACCGGGTCCTCCCAGAGACTGTCCACTTACGACAATGTCACCTCCTCTTCTAGCACGGGGAGCGTTCCCAGTGTCTCAAGCACACCGTGGTCAAGCTCCTCCTGCGATATCTCTGTGACAGACTCCGGCGGAGAAACCGCAGTGCAGCAGAGCGTCAGAGGTGGAGTAGATGGGGACGAGAAGGCGGAGTGGACGGAGAGCCAGAGGGAGGCTGAGACAGAAAAGGAAGGGGGAATGGTGACGGAGCCCGGCTTGGACCGGGACAGCTGCGAGGCCATGGAGTTTTGCACCAGCGGTGCACCATGCAGTGAAAGTGAAAACATAGCTGTGGTAGCAGGGTTGCCTTCCATTATTATgacagaggatgaagatgggACAAACCTGACCCTGAACAGTTTCGTGGAGGGACTGAAGGAGGAGTTGAGGAAACAGAGGACCACATACGAGGCAAGGATTCAGAA ATTGGAAGAGTCCAGCACAGCGCTGTGTGCCCAGGTGGAGCATTTAGAACAAGAGATGGagcaagagaagaagaagcagcgCATGCTGGAGATCAAACTCCGGAACTCTGAGAGGGCACGGGAAGATGCTGAGAACCGTAACCGCCTTCTAGAGAAGGAAATGGAAGATTTCTTCTCCACACTAGGTGACCTTGCCCTGGGCTCAAGGACAAGCAACATTTGA
- the si:dkey-191m6.4 gene encoding rho GTPase-activating protein 22 isoform X3, whose translation MPDTGWISLVKCGFGMYERRSLLPCSSCTVKYYDYCELTASCDCCSRSNRIFGQRLEDTVQFERKFGPRLAPLLVEQCVDFIRERGLDEEGLFRMPGQANLVKELQEAFDCGDKPLFDSNTDVHTVASLLKLYLRELPEPVIPFSKYEDFLTCAQLLAKDEEEGIHELGKQVNVLPLPNYNLLKYICKFLDEVQSHCNENKMSVQNLATVFGPNILRPKMEDPVTLMEGTSLVQHLMTVLIREHHRLYSGRDHEGPALPQTEIPASGHQLQHRSLGAWISEEDLQSGPTPNTDQELDSSASSLDAKLCAAVTPTQTPNPNAGPKGGALTGKAEPVVSPSKQAKTMPSWKYSFKSSSAPRSQPQSKQTAAGGTAADTSASSGGGGNWLMNGLSSLRGHRRTSSGERSARDRDSTGSSQRLSTYDNVTSSSSTGSVPSVSSTPWSSSSCDISVTDSGGETAVQQSVRGGVDGDEKAEWTESQREAETEKEGGMVTEPGLDRDSCEAMEFCTSGAPCSESENIAVVAGLPSIIMTEDEDGTNLTLNSFVEGLKEELRKQRTTYEARIQKLEESSTALCAQVEHLEQEMEQEKKKQRMLEIKLRNSERAREDAENRNRLLEKEMEDFFSTLGDLALGSRTSNI comes from the exons GAATATTTGGCCAGCGTCTGGAGGACACGGTGCAGTTTGAGAGGAAGTTCGGCCCTCGGCTGGCGCCGCTGCTGGTGGAGCAGTGTGTGGACTTCATTAGGGAGAGGGGCCTGGATGAAGAGGGTCTCTTTCGAATGCCGGGACAGGCCAACCTCGTCAAAGAGCTCCAGGAGGCCTTTGACTGCGGAGACAAGCCTCTGTTTGACAG TAACACAGACGTCCACACGGTGGCATCCTTGTTGAAGTTGTACCTGAGAGAACTGCCTGAACCAGTCATCCCTTTCTCCAAATATGAGGACTTTCTAACCTGTGCACAGCTTTTGGCCAAAGACGAGGAGGAG GGGATCCATGAGCTTGGGAAACAAGTTAACGTTCTACCTCTGCCCAACTACAATCTCCTCAAGTACATATGCAA ATTTCTCGATGAGGTTCAGTCCCACTGCAACGAGAACAAGATGAGCGTCCAGAACCTTGCCACAGTGTTTGGACCAAATATCCTTCGACCCAAGATGGAGGACCCGGTAACTTTAATGGAAG GAACTTCTCTGGTCCAGCACCTAATGACAGTCCTCATTAGGGAACACCACAGGTTATACTCAGGGAGGGACCACGAAGGACCTGCTTTGCCCCAAACTGAGATACCTGCCTCAGGACATCAGCTCCAGCACCGCAGCTTAGGAGCCTGGATCTCTGAGGAAGACCTGCAGAGTGGTCCAACTCCCAACACTGACCAAGAACTGGACAGCAGTGCCTCATCTCTGGATGCCAAACTGTGCGCAGCTGtcacccctacccagacccctAATCCAAACGCCGGACCAAAAGGGGGGGCTTTAACAGGGAAAGCAGAGCCAGTGGTCAGTCCAAGTAAGCAAGCCAAGACCATGCCTTCCTGGAAATACTCGTTCAAAAGTTCCTCCGCTCCCCGTTCTCAGCCGCAGTCTAAGCAAACTGCCGCCGGTGGCACAGCGGCAGATACGAGCGCTTCGTCTGGCGGCGGGGGTAACTGGCTCATGAATGGGTTGTCCTCCCTGAGGGGACACCGTCGCACGTCCTCAGGTGAGCGATCTGCCCGAGATCGTGACTCCACCGGGTCCTCCCAGAGACTGTCCACTTACGACAATGTCACCTCCTCTTCTAGCACGGGGAGCGTTCCCAGTGTCTCAAGCACACCGTGGTCAAGCTCCTCCTGCGATATCTCTGTGACAGACTCCGGCGGAGAAACCGCAGTGCAGCAGAGCGTCAGAGGTGGAGTAGATGGGGACGAGAAGGCGGAGTGGACGGAGAGCCAGAGGGAGGCTGAGACAGAAAAGGAAGGGGGAATGGTGACGGAGCCCGGCTTGGACCGGGACAGCTGCGAGGCCATGGAGTTTTGCACCAGCGGTGCACCATGCAGTGAAAGTGAAAACATAGCTGTGGTAGCAGGGTTGCCTTCCATTATTATgacagaggatgaagatgggACAAACCTGACCCTGAACAGTTTCGTGGAGGGACTGAAGGAGGAGTTGAGGAAACAGAGGACCACATACGAGGCAAGGATTCAGAA ATTGGAAGAGTCCAGCACAGCGCTGTGTGCCCAGGTGGAGCATTTAGAACAAGAGATGGagcaagagaagaagaagcagcgCATGCTGGAGATCAAACTCCGGAACTCTGAGAGGGCACGGGAAGATGCTGAGAACCGTAACCGCCTTCTAGAGAAGGAAATGGAAGATTTCTTCTCCACACTAGGTGACCTTGCCCTGGGCTCAAGGACAAGCAACATTTGA